The following proteins come from a genomic window of Nostoc sp. ATCC 53789:
- the sigC gene encoding RNA polymerase sigma factor SigC produces MPATSFYADAPYNTKKSRQALDSDLTVDESELSVDDLQELEIASADNANFAASSNRRSTDLVRLYLQEIGRVRLLGRDEEVSEAQKVQRYLRMRIVLAKAAKEGDEVITPYLRLVEVQERLTSELGHRPSLERWAATADIVLSDLRPTLANGKRRWAEIAKLTVEELEQVQSQGLQAKEHMIKANLRLVVSVAKKYQNRGLELLDLVQEGTLGLERAVEKFDPTKGYRFSTYAYWWIRQGITRAIATSSRTIRLPVHITEKLNKIKKAQRKIAQEKGRTPTLEDLATELEMTPTQVREVLLRVPRSVSLETKVGKDKDTELGELLETDCVTPEEMLMRESLQRDLHHLLSDLTSRERDVILMRFGLADGHPYSLAEIGRALDLSRERVRQIESKALQKLRQPKRRNLIRDYLESLS; encoded by the coding sequence ATGCCAGCAACATCTTTTTATGCAGATGCCCCCTACAACACCAAAAAGTCCCGCCAGGCTTTGGACTCGGATCTCACGGTTGATGAAAGTGAGTTGTCGGTAGATGACCTACAGGAGCTAGAGATCGCTTCTGCTGACAATGCTAACTTTGCTGCTAGCAGTAACCGTCGGAGTACAGACCTAGTACGTCTGTATCTTCAAGAAATTGGTCGGGTTCGCTTGTTGGGGCGCGATGAAGAGGTTTCAGAAGCTCAAAAAGTCCAACGCTACTTGCGGATGCGGATAGTACTTGCTAAGGCCGCCAAGGAAGGGGATGAAGTGATTACACCCTATTTGAGGTTAGTTGAAGTTCAAGAACGTCTAACCTCGGAACTAGGACATCGCCCATCTTTGGAAAGATGGGCTGCTACTGCTGATATAGTTTTATCCGATCTTAGGCCAACTTTGGCAAATGGTAAACGTCGCTGGGCAGAAATTGCCAAGTTGACTGTAGAAGAGTTGGAGCAAGTTCAGTCCCAAGGACTCCAAGCAAAAGAACACATGATTAAGGCGAATCTTCGCTTAGTTGTGTCTGTTGCTAAGAAGTATCAAAATCGTGGTTTGGAATTGTTGGATTTAGTCCAAGAAGGTACATTAGGTTTGGAGCGGGCTGTAGAAAAATTTGACCCAACTAAGGGTTATCGCTTCAGTACTTATGCTTACTGGTGGATTCGTCAGGGAATTACACGGGCGATCGCAACTTCTAGCCGCACGATCCGCCTACCGGTTCATATTACCGAAAAGTTAAACAAAATCAAAAAGGCTCAACGCAAAATTGCTCAAGAAAAAGGTCGCACCCCAACTCTGGAAGATTTAGCAACTGAGTTAGAGATGACACCGACTCAAGTACGAGAAGTTTTGTTGCGGGTTCCTCGCTCTGTTTCTTTGGAAACCAAAGTAGGCAAAGATAAAGACACTGAGTTAGGCGAATTACTAGAGACTGACTGTGTAACCCCAGAAGAAATGTTAATGCGAGAATCTTTACAAAGAGACTTGCATCATCTTCTGTCAGATTTAACTAGCCGGGAACGCGATGTAATTTTGATGCGGTTTGGTTTGGCAGATGGTCATCCTTATTCCTTAGCAGAAATTGGCCGCGCTCTCGACTTATCCCGCGAACGAGTTCGACAAATAGAATCCAAGGCTTTGCAAAAGTTACGCCAACCTAAGCGTCGCAACCTGATCCGCGATTATTTGGAATCTCTAAGTTAG
- a CDS encoding transcriptional repressor gives MTVYTTTSLKAELNGRGWRLTPQRETILHIFQELPQGEHLSAEDLYHRLETDGEGISLSTIYRTLKLMARMGILRELELGEGHKHYEINQPYPHHHHHLICVRCNSTIEFKNDSILKIGSKTAQKEGFHLLDCQMTIHAVCPKCQRALMPL, from the coding sequence ATGACTGTCTACACAACTACTTCACTCAAGGCAGAACTGAACGGGCGAGGCTGGCGATTAACTCCCCAGCGCGAAACAATTTTACACATTTTTCAAGAACTTCCGCAAGGTGAACATCTAAGTGCGGAGGATCTTTATCATCGGCTAGAAACTGATGGTGAAGGGATCAGTCTGTCAACTATTTATCGGACTTTGAAGTTGATGGCGAGGATGGGAATTTTACGGGAATTAGAACTGGGTGAAGGACATAAGCATTATGAGATCAACCAGCCTTATCCTCATCATCACCATCACTTGATTTGTGTTAGATGCAACTCAACTATTGAGTTTAAAAATGATTCAATTTTAAAAATTGGATCGAAAACCGCTCAAAAAGAAGGTTTCCACCTGCTTGATTGTCAAATGACAATCCATGCAGTGTGTCCCAAGTGCCAACGGGCGCTGATGCCGCTTTAG
- a CDS encoding peptidoglycan-binding protein — MENLAYLHLAFAYEDSTPSELVSLSSLFNKAAAPDWKRLSGRAWKYMLPLALSLSILGAVSSVIALEKGDQGPSVRNLQQKLRTAGFYQASVTQVYDASTQEAVRRFQKAAGLPVDGIVGASTLQKLENWQAKKPSTTTTQAKKATVVSTQAKKPGTTSSVRSATNQRRNPNYLAKGDEGEDVRALQERLRIAGFYYGNATGIFGPITEESVKRFQDSYKLSVDGIAGPATLRKLPGIGIGDGEEAPKKVVNRDKLRVGDRGESVRIIQEQLIQAGYLEGEPNGYYGPYTADAVRRFQAANFLTASGVAGPTTRAKLYSSVNTAKKSEFNTLEIQTRLRERGFYKGKLNGVMADDTKKAIKQAQEFYGISLKDLKSGRF; from the coding sequence ATGGAAAATCTTGCGTATTTGCACCTAGCTTTCGCCTACGAAGACAGCACACCCAGTGAATTGGTATCCCTCAGTTCTTTGTTTAACAAAGCAGCTGCACCAGACTGGAAACGGCTTTCTGGTAGGGCTTGGAAGTATATGTTGCCCCTTGCTCTGTCCTTGTCTATTCTTGGCGCTGTCAGCAGCGTTATAGCACTGGAAAAAGGCGATCAAGGCCCCTCTGTTAGAAATCTCCAACAAAAGTTGAGAACAGCAGGTTTTTACCAAGCTTCTGTTACCCAAGTATATGACGCATCCACACAAGAGGCTGTGCGCCGCTTCCAAAAAGCCGCCGGTTTACCAGTGGACGGAATTGTTGGAGCAAGCACACTGCAAAAGTTAGAAAACTGGCAAGCTAAAAAGCCCAGTACTACGACAACACAAGCAAAAAAAGCCACTGTTGTCAGTACACAAGCTAAAAAGCCCGGCACTACTAGTTCGGTTCGTTCAGCCACCAACCAACGCCGTAATCCTAACTACCTTGCTAAGGGTGATGAAGGTGAAGATGTCAGAGCCTTGCAAGAACGCTTAAGAATCGCAGGCTTTTATTATGGGAACGCCACGGGAATATTTGGCCCAATTACCGAAGAATCTGTAAAGCGGTTCCAAGATTCTTACAAATTAAGCGTTGATGGAATTGCTGGCCCCGCAACATTGCGTAAATTGCCAGGAATTGGCATTGGCGATGGAGAAGAGGCTCCTAAAAAGGTAGTCAATCGAGACAAACTCCGTGTAGGCGATCGCGGTGAGTCAGTTAGAATTATCCAGGAACAATTGATCCAGGCAGGATATTTAGAGGGAGAGCCAAATGGCTACTATGGCCCCTATACTGCCGATGCTGTACGCCGATTTCAGGCAGCTAATTTCTTGACAGCAAGTGGCGTTGCTGGCCCAACTACACGAGCTAAGTTGTATAGCTCAGTTAATACTGCTAAAAAAAGCGAATTTAATACCCTGGAAATCCAAACGCGACTACGGGAACGGGGTTTTTATAAAGGCAAGCTGAACGGTGTGATGGCAGATGACACCAAAAAAGCGATTAAACAAGCCCAAGAATTCTACGGCATCAGCCTCAAGGATCTTAAGAGCGGACGCTTTTAA
- the cobN gene encoding cobaltochelatase subunit CobN codes for MHRISSTSGGWNQSEGLIFLEQTPAPFVLITAADTDIQTLAVAVTKLPSQFPALRVANLLQLQQQLSIDTYGEQVLELAQVIILRLLGGRSYWSYGLEVVQEIVQRNGRTLIVMPGDDAFDPDLISLSTVPLSVANQVWQYFSEGGVENFVNALQFISDTCLLTAYNPPLPRPIPRVGLYEWGAGGQGSRGAGEQGGRGELELRSSTFEPDESTSELRSSTFEPDESTSELRSSTFEPDESTSELRSSTFELDESTSELRSSTFEPDESTSELRSSTFEPDESTSELRSSTFELDESTSELRSSTFEPDESTLSPCPLVSLSPCPQSPIPKIGILFYRAHYLAGNTKVIDALCQALVQKNLQPVPVFVSSLREPDVQAELSEFFQPKEAESIAVLLNTTSFSLARLESETPQTELWEKLDVPVLQVILSGGSIEQWESQFQGLSPRDIGMNVALPEVDGRIITRAVSFKAVQTRNPHLETDVVIYEPVSDRIEFVAKLAANWARLRSKPPQERRIALILANYPNRNGRLANGVGLDTPASCVEILQALHQAGYEVENPPAQGDELIQRLTDGVTNDPEGRESLPVHQSVSWEEYQEYFASLPPAVQQGITERWGNLEQGSNQELFPPAPLPPCPPASFPVPGIQLGNIFVGIQPARGYDNDPSLNYHAPDLEPTHDYLAFYYWVRECFGADAVVHVGKHGNLEWLPGKSVALSSNCYPEVAFGALPHLYPFIVNDPGEGSQAKRRAQAVIIDHLTPPMTRAELYGSLQQLENLIDEYYEADSLDPSRLPVIRDRIHELVIKENLHLDLGIQNETEIFKSESLVLNSIGGYLCELKEAQIRDGLHIFGQCPQGRQLRDLIVAIARIPNRHSSGITRAIAQDWGLDFDPLTADLSMPSGEYSVVNGTECRTLGDIVEVLEEHAALLVEQLINQDSEFRIQNSEFRIQESCRDAIHRVSTWIRDRLLPALQQTDQEITHLLHGLDGGYVPSAPSGAPTRGRPEVLPTGRNFYSVDIRAIPTETAWDIGRKSAETLVEYYTQEHGEYPRTLGLSLWGTATMRTGGDDIAEALALLGVQPVWDGAARRVVDFEILPLAILGRPRVDVTLRISGFFRDAFPNLIDLFDQAVSAVADLDEPPEQNPLADAVRQETELWTSQGLTLEEAVVRSRYRIFGSRPGAYGAGLQGLIESQNWTDDEDLARAYINWSSYAYSSGNLAGEQGEGSREQGAGGAGGDKENKQFPMPNTEAFKQRLSQMQVVLHNQDNREHDLLDSDDYYQFQGGLTAAVRSLQGKNPQTYFGDNSIPAQPRVRQLKEEISRVYRSRVVNPKWIAGVMRHGYKGAFEMAATVDFLFAYDATAKCVEDYMYQGIVEAYLLDPVVSEFIQEKNPYALRDIAEKLLEAHKRNLWEDVNIGTLEALRNLVHQAEAVIEEKSMV; via the coding sequence ATGCATCGTATAAGTAGCACATCGGGTGGATGGAATCAGTCAGAGGGTTTAATTTTTTTAGAACAAACTCCAGCGCCTTTCGTGTTGATTACGGCTGCTGATACCGACATTCAAACTTTGGCAGTTGCGGTTACAAAATTACCTTCACAATTTCCTGCCTTAAGAGTCGCCAATCTATTGCAATTGCAGCAACAGTTAAGCATAGATACTTATGGAGAGCAAGTTTTGGAGCTTGCCCAGGTAATTATTTTGCGCCTGTTAGGAGGACGTTCTTACTGGAGTTATGGCTTAGAAGTAGTGCAAGAAATTGTGCAACGTAATGGTAGAACCCTCATTGTAATGCCAGGGGACGACGCTTTTGATCCCGACTTAATTTCTCTGTCTACCGTGCCTTTAAGTGTTGCTAACCAGGTATGGCAGTATTTTAGCGAAGGCGGAGTAGAAAATTTTGTTAATGCTCTGCAATTTATCTCTGATACTTGCCTGTTAACTGCATACAATCCTCCACTACCCCGGCCGATTCCGCGCGTGGGATTGTATGAATGGGGAGCAGGGGGGCAGGGGAGCAGGGGGGCAGGGGAGCAGGGGGGCAGGGGAGAGTTAGAACTTCGTTCATCCACCTTTGAACCGGATGAATCCACCTCAGAACTTCGTTCATCCACCTTTGAACCGGATGAATCCACCTCAGAACTCCGTTCATCCACCTTTGAACCGGATGAATCCACCTCAGAACTCCGTTCATCCACCTTTGAACTGGATGAATCCACCTCGGAACTCCGTTCATCCACCTTTGAACCGGATGAATCCACCTCAGAACTCCGTTCATCCACCTTTGAACCGGATGAATCCACCTCAGAACTCCGTTCATCCACCTTTGAACTGGATGAATCCACCTCGGAACTCCGTTCATCCACCTTTGAACCGGATGAATCCACCTTGTCTCCTTGTCCCCTTGTCTCCTTGTCCCCTTGTCCCCAATCCCCAATCCCCAAAATCGGCATCCTTTTCTACCGCGCTCATTATCTAGCTGGAAACACCAAGGTAATTGATGCTTTATGCCAAGCCTTGGTACAGAAAAATTTACAACCAGTGCCAGTGTTTGTTTCCTCATTGCGTGAACCCGATGTGCAAGCGGAGTTGAGTGAATTTTTTCAACCCAAAGAAGCCGAATCAATCGCTGTGCTGCTAAATACCACCAGTTTTTCTCTAGCACGTTTGGAAAGCGAAACACCCCAAACCGAACTGTGGGAAAAATTAGATGTACCTGTGTTGCAAGTAATCCTTAGTGGCGGATCAATTGAACAGTGGGAGTCACAGTTTCAAGGGCTTTCTCCCCGCGATATTGGGATGAATGTGGCACTACCAGAAGTAGATGGGCGGATTATTACGCGTGCTGTGTCTTTTAAAGCAGTACAAACTCGTAATCCCCATTTAGAGACAGATGTGGTAATTTATGAACCAGTCAGCGATCGCATTGAGTTCGTTGCTAAACTAGCAGCAAATTGGGCGCGTCTACGTTCCAAACCACCCCAAGAACGTCGAATAGCCCTGATTCTGGCAAACTACCCCAACCGCAATGGCCGCCTCGCCAATGGTGTGGGACTCGACACTCCAGCTAGTTGTGTAGAAATCCTGCAAGCTTTACATCAGGCTGGTTATGAAGTAGAAAATCCACCTGCTCAAGGAGATGAGTTGATTCAACGGCTGACAGATGGTGTAACTAACGATCCGGAAGGTAGAGAATCGCTTCCGGTACACCAAAGTGTTTCTTGGGAAGAATACCAAGAATATTTCGCTTCATTACCGCCAGCAGTTCAGCAAGGTATTACTGAAAGGTGGGGAAATTTAGAGCAGGGGAGCAATCAAGAATTATTTCCCCCTGCCCCCCTGCCCCCCTGCCCCCCTGCCTCTTTCCCCGTTCCCGGAATTCAACTCGGCAACATCTTCGTGGGAATTCAGCCAGCAAGGGGTTATGATAATGACCCCAGTTTGAATTATCATGCACCGGATTTAGAACCAACCCATGATTATTTAGCTTTCTACTATTGGGTTAGAGAATGTTTTGGTGCTGATGCTGTAGTTCATGTAGGGAAACACGGAAATCTAGAATGGCTACCCGGTAAAAGCGTGGCTTTATCCAGTAATTGTTATCCAGAAGTGGCTTTTGGCGCACTTCCCCACCTGTACCCGTTTATTGTCAACGATCCTGGTGAAGGTTCCCAAGCGAAACGTCGCGCTCAAGCGGTGATTATAGATCACTTAACGCCGCCAATGACTCGTGCGGAACTCTACGGTTCATTGCAACAGCTAGAAAATTTAATTGATGAGTATTATGAAGCCGACAGTTTAGATCCTTCGCGTTTACCAGTAATTCGCGATCGCATCCACGAACTGGTAATCAAAGAAAATCTCCATCTAGATTTGGGAATCCAAAATGAAACAGAAATTTTTAAGTCTGAATCTCTAGTTTTGAATTCCATCGGTGGTTATCTGTGTGAATTGAAAGAAGCCCAAATCCGCGACGGATTGCATATTTTTGGGCAATGTCCCCAAGGAAGGCAACTGCGGGATTTAATAGTAGCGATCGCTCGCATCCCCAATCGCCATTCTTCAGGTATTACCCGCGCGATCGCTCAAGATTGGGGTTTAGACTTTGATCCCCTCACAGCCGATTTGTCAATGCCTAGCGGTGAATATTCAGTAGTCAATGGCACAGAATGCCGTACCCTCGGTGATATCGTCGAAGTCCTAGAAGAACACGCCGCCCTTTTAGTAGAACAACTCATAAATCAGGATTCAGAATTCAGAATTCAGAATTCAGAATTTAGAATTCAGGAATCTTGTAGAGACGCGATTCATCGCGTCTCTACCTGGATACGCGATCGCCTGCTACCAGCTTTACAACAAACCGATCAAGAAATCACTCACTTATTACACGGACTCGATGGCGGTTACGTCCCCAGCGCTCCATCTGGCGCACCCACGCGCGGCCGCCCAGAAGTTCTACCAACAGGGAGAAACTTTTATTCCGTCGATATTCGCGCCATTCCCACAGAGACAGCTTGGGATATTGGTAGAAAATCTGCTGAAACCCTTGTGGAATATTACACTCAAGAGCATGGCGAATATCCCAGAACACTAGGTTTGTCATTGTGGGGAACAGCCACCATGAGGACTGGAGGTGATGATATTGCCGAAGCCTTGGCTTTACTTGGAGTCCAACCTGTATGGGATGGTGCAGCGCGGCGAGTAGTGGACTTTGAAATTTTGCCTCTAGCAATTTTGGGACGGCCCCGTGTAGATGTAACTTTGCGAATTTCGGGATTCTTCCGGGATGCTTTTCCCAACTTGATTGACTTATTCGATCAAGCAGTATCAGCAGTAGCAGATTTGGATGAACCGCCAGAACAAAATCCCCTAGCGGATGCAGTTCGCCAAGAGACTGAATTGTGGACAAGCCAAGGATTAACTTTAGAAGAAGCCGTGGTGCGATCGCGCTATCGCATCTTTGGTTCTCGCCCAGGTGCTTACGGCGCAGGACTCCAAGGTTTAATCGAATCACAAAACTGGACAGACGATGAAGATTTAGCCCGTGCCTATATTAACTGGAGTTCTTACGCCTATTCTTCGGGAAATTTGGCAGGGGAGCAGGGGGAAGGGAGCAGGGAGCAGGGAGCAGGGGGAGCAGGGGGAGATAAGGAGAATAAACAATTCCCAATGCCCAATACCGAAGCCTTCAAACAACGCTTATCCCAAATGCAAGTTGTCCTACACAATCAAGATAACCGCGAACACGACCTACTCGATTCTGATGATTATTACCAATTTCAGGGTGGCTTAACCGCAGCCGTGCGTTCTCTACAGGGAAAAAACCCCCAAACATATTTTGGTGATAATTCCATACCTGCCCAACCACGAGTCCGCCAACTTAAAGAAGAAATTTCACGGGTGTATCGTTCTCGCGTAGTTAATCCTAAGTGGATTGCAGGAGTTATGCGCCACGGTTACAAAGGTGCTTTTGAAATGGCGGCGACAGTAGATTTTTTATTCGCCTACGACGCTACAGCTAAATGTGTAGAAGATTATATGTATCAAGGCATAGTAGAGGCTTACTTGCTCGATCCAGTTGTGTCAGAATTTATTCAGGAAAAGAACCCCTATGCTCTGCGTGATATTGCTGAAAAATTATTAGAAGCACACAAGCGCAATTTATGGGAGGATGTAAATATAGGAACATTAGAAGCTTTGAGGAACCTAGTACATCAAGCTGAAGCAGTTATCGAAGAAAAATCAATGGTGTAG
- a CDS encoding GAF domain-containing sensor histidine kinase — protein MLSSPDLSFSRTLPIVVFNQLGELLEQMAQTVESATLVLTEAVLARICIPVEWQRQRFTLVVSEQFSALLLGNFEQGEQGSRGAEEQGIDSALNARLTFNLEAIASFLHELRDLFECDSYTHQNLERYRQIIGPNDATLQSKFSLLLLEYFLTQPNQEIIAPPSPTAPAVYICQPVEDALKKQVSQERLLNQVTTQIRKSLDLPVIMATAITQVREFLELDRLVIYKFEGSKVKTQQYQSSTDEDNGKRSTSISVNNQSLVEDYQQHGAYIVYEARATDAITCVLNYTEKNCFMRTSQCWEKYRQGFTLAVDDVEKTYALEECLLNFLRESQVRAKLAAPIILEDKLWGLLIAHQCNEPRQWIDSEKNLLIAIAEQLAIAIHQAELMQTLTQEKQTLEQRVIERTIGLRDALLAAEAANRLRSEFLATISHELLTPLTYVIGMSSTLLRWPLGELSQRQRDYLQTIHDSGEHLLEMINDILDLSQIEAGKTALNISEFSLVNVAENAVESLRKKATSEQINLNLDLQIDPRRDRFTADAERVAQILSNLLTNAIKFTPESGNVTLRLWVEDDTAIFQVEDTGIGIREEQLPLLFEKFQQLDTPYRRRYEGTGLGLALTKQLVELHRGRIEVESTISIGSIFTVWIPTQAMRVLS, from the coding sequence ATGCTTAGTTCTCCTGATTTGAGCTTTTCTCGAACCTTGCCTATTGTTGTATTTAATCAGCTTGGGGAATTGTTGGAGCAGATGGCTCAAACAGTGGAAAGTGCCACTCTGGTACTGACAGAAGCTGTTTTGGCGCGGATTTGCATACCTGTGGAGTGGCAAAGGCAAAGGTTTACATTGGTGGTTTCTGAGCAGTTTAGTGCGCTTTTGCTAGGAAATTTTGAGCAAGGGGAGCAGGGAAGCAGGGGAGCAGAGGAGCAGGGAATTGATTCGGCACTCAATGCTAGGTTGACATTTAATTTAGAGGCGATCGCTTCTTTTCTCCACGAATTGAGAGACTTGTTTGAGTGCGATTCCTATACTCACCAAAATCTCGAACGCTATCGCCAAATTATTGGGCCCAATGATGCTACCCTCCAAAGTAAGTTCTCGCTGTTGCTATTAGAATATTTTCTAACTCAGCCAAACCAAGAAATAATAGCACCTCCAAGCCCAACTGCGCCGGCAGTTTATATCTGTCAGCCAGTGGAAGATGCCTTAAAAAAACAGGTTTCCCAAGAACGGTTATTGAATCAGGTAACAACGCAGATCCGCAAAAGCTTGGATTTGCCTGTCATTATGGCAACGGCAATTACACAGGTGCGTGAGTTTCTAGAATTAGACCGATTAGTAATCTATAAATTTGAAGGTTCCAAAGTCAAGACTCAACAATACCAGTCTTCTACAGATGAGGATAATGGGAAACGCTCAACTTCTATCTCAGTAAATAATCAATCCTTAGTAGAAGATTACCAACAGCATGGAGCTTATATTGTCTATGAAGCCCGTGCTACAGATGCGATTACCTGCGTGTTGAATTACACAGAAAAAAATTGCTTTATGCGAACCTCTCAATGTTGGGAGAAGTATCGCCAAGGCTTTACGTTAGCTGTGGATGATGTCGAAAAAACTTATGCTCTAGAAGAGTGTTTGTTGAATTTTTTAAGGGAAAGCCAAGTGCGGGCTAAGTTGGCAGCACCGATTATACTTGAGGACAAGCTGTGGGGGCTGCTGATTGCTCATCAGTGCAATGAACCACGCCAGTGGATTGATAGTGAAAAAAACTTGCTGATTGCGATCGCTGAACAATTAGCGATCGCCATTCACCAAGCTGAGTTAATGCAAACCCTCACCCAAGAAAAACAAACTCTCGAACAACGAGTTATTGAACGCACAATCGGACTACGTGATGCTCTGCTCGCCGCCGAAGCTGCTAACCGCCTCAGAAGTGAATTTCTCGCTACTATCAGTCACGAGTTACTCACGCCTTTAACTTATGTGATTGGGATGTCTTCTACGTTGTTACGCTGGCCTTTGGGTGAATTGAGTCAACGACAACGCGATTATCTGCAAACAATCCACGACAGTGGAGAACATTTATTAGAAATGATTAATGACATCCTCGATTTATCGCAAATCGAGGCTGGTAAGACAGCTTTAAATATTTCGGAATTTTCTTTAGTGAATGTTGCTGAAAATGCTGTGGAGTCACTACGAAAGAAAGCAACAAGTGAACAAATTAATCTCAACCTTGATTTGCAAATCGATCCCAGACGCGATCGCTTTACCGCCGATGCCGAACGAGTAGCACAAATTCTCTCGAATCTGTTAACTAATGCCATTAAATTTACCCCTGAAAGTGGTAACGTTACCTTGCGCCTTTGGGTGGAGGATGATACCGCTATTTTTCAAGTGGAAGATACCGGGATTGGCATACGCGAAGAACAGTTACCATTACTCTTTGAGAAATTTCAGCAACTCGATACACCTTATCGCCGCCGCTATGAAGGCACTGGACTTGGATTAGCTTTAACTAAACAACTTGTAGAACTTCATCGGGGTCGAATTGAAGTAGAATCAACCATCAGTATTGGCTCAATTTTTACTGTATGGATACCAACTCAAGCAATGAGAGTGCTGAGTTAG
- a CDS encoding YheC/YheD family protein → MLDNLSLLLKACKNLNISYEIIHPTENLVKVKLNNKQHFFCNYSTPIINQAVAQIIKDKEYTYHILKNKVKLPRTVGFLSPFCDLQYKIYLKFPSFEDIILEIKKTFETPVIVKRNSGSSGHNVFLCQNTDEVETALKEIFNINNKKYDYVAIAQEFIHIKSEYRAVFLNKELVLLYEKDITNAKFAGNLSPLHWDGAKAKSINDPQILSEIANFAKPIFEELDIDYGGLDIVLDRDNQYWLIEINSHPNYAIFTRDNGEEPVLRIFEKMLISLASK, encoded by the coding sequence ATGTTAGATAACCTTTCGCTATTGCTCAAAGCTTGTAAAAATTTAAATATCAGCTATGAAATTATTCATCCGACTGAAAACTTAGTAAAAGTAAAACTGAATAATAAACAACATTTTTTTTGTAATTATAGTACTCCAATAATAAATCAAGCAGTAGCACAAATCATTAAAGACAAAGAATATACTTACCATATTTTAAAGAACAAAGTTAAACTTCCTCGGACAGTAGGTTTTCTTTCCCCTTTTTGTGACCTGCAATATAAGATTTACTTAAAATTTCCAAGTTTTGAAGATATTATATTAGAAATAAAAAAAACCTTTGAAACGCCTGTAATTGTTAAACGTAATTCTGGCTCAAGTGGACATAACGTTTTTTTATGTCAGAATACAGATGAAGTTGAAACTGCTTTAAAAGAGATTTTTAATATTAATAATAAAAAGTATGACTACGTTGCGATCGCTCAGGAATTTATTCACATAAAATCTGAGTATAGAGCCGTTTTTTTAAATAAAGAGTTAGTTCTACTCTATGAAAAAGATATAACTAATGCAAAATTTGCAGGCAACCTCAGCCCTCTTCACTGGGATGGGGCGAAAGCCAAGTCTATCAATGATCCACAAATATTGTCAGAGATTGCTAATTTTGCTAAACCAATTTTTGAAGAATTAGATATTGATTATGGTGGTTTAGATATAGTGTTAGATCGAGATAACCAATATTGGTTAATTGAAATCAATTCTCACCCAAATTATGCTATTTTCACTAGAGACAATGGAGAAGAGCCTGTGTTGAGGATTTTTGAAAAAATGCTCATTAGCCTAGCCTCAAAATAA
- a CDS encoding metallophosphoesterase, which yields MNLKRRQFLFLSSFSAISTGFLAWMLTNQNHQSADITDSTTAIAANPVKKDLLLRFVSVADTGTGARGQYAVAGAMNAYHKQNPYDLVVLAGDNIYNNGEIEKISAVFERPYQPLLKQGVRFHACLGNHDIRTANGDPQVKYAGFNMKGRYYTFRRGTVQFFALDTNSNADWKNQLPWLEKELSISNAPWKVVFGHHPIYSSGQYGSNPDFIKTFTPLFKKYGVQLYINGHEHNYERTRAIDGTTYLICGAGAGNRPVGRSEWTGYSTSDLSFASYEVYKDRIEISAIATNNRVFDKGIIQLKSA from the coding sequence ATGAACTTAAAACGCCGTCAATTTTTATTTTTAAGTAGCTTCAGCGCCATTAGTACGGGATTTTTAGCCTGGATGTTAACTAATCAAAATCATCAAAGTGCTGATATTACCGATTCAACTACAGCTATAGCCGCCAACCCAGTCAAAAAAGACTTGTTATTACGTTTTGTATCTGTGGCTGATACGGGGACTGGGGCTAGAGGACAGTATGCTGTGGCTGGGGCAATGAATGCCTATCACAAACAAAATCCTTATGATTTAGTTGTTTTAGCTGGAGACAATATTTACAATAACGGCGAAATTGAAAAAATTAGTGCAGTTTTTGAGCGTCCTTATCAACCTTTGCTGAAACAAGGCGTGAGATTCCACGCTTGTTTAGGTAATCACGATATTCGTACCGCCAATGGCGATCCACAAGTCAAGTATGCTGGCTTTAATATGAAGGGACGTTACTATACATTTCGCCGGGGAACTGTGCAATTTTTTGCTTTAGATACTAACAGTAATGCTGATTGGAAAAACCAGTTACCTTGGTTAGAAAAAGAATTAAGTATTAGTAATGCTCCTTGGAAAGTGGTATTTGGTCATCATCCAATTTATTCATCAGGTCAGTATGGGAGTAATCCAGATTTTATTAAAACTTTTACTCCGCTATTTAAAAAATACGGCGTTCAACTTTATATCAATGGTCACGAACACAATTATGAACGCACACGTGCTATTGATGGGACAACTTATTTAATTTGTGGTGCAGGTGCTGGTAATCGTCCTGTAGGGCGTTCTGAGTGGACAGGGTATTCTACTAGTGATTTAAGTTTTGCCTCTTATGAAGTGTATAAAGATAGAATAGAAATAAGTGCGATCGCTACTAATAATCGCGTATTTGATAAAGGTATTATTCAATTAAAATCAGCCTAA